TCGAGATACTGAACGAGAACGGGATTAGCCTATTTATCCAGAATTACGGGATTGAAACATTGACGGACGAGGGAAAGATAAACCCGATGAGTCAACTACTTGTCACGATTTTGGCGGAGATAGCTCGAATGGAGAGAAAGACCATACAAGAACGTATGGAGAGTGGGTATCGTAATTACCGGGAGAATGGGGGTAAAGTTGGTAGGAAAGTGGGGTATCGGAAAGACGAAAGAAAACTATTACAGGAATACGTGGACGAGGTGAAGTTGCTAAGAAAAGGTTACTCGCTTCGGAACGTAGCGAAAATAACAGGACATTCCGTTTCCACCATCCAAAAAATTAAGTTAGTTTTGGCGAAACAATAAATAATGAAATTAAAATATGACACCCATTAGGCGTTTGTTAAATGCTGAAAAGTATGTACCTTTGCATCGTTGAGGATAAAATACCTTGACATTGTACATATAGAAGCGTTTAGCTTTATCCTGTAACTGAAAATCTGGTAAATTTTTGTATGGAACAGGGAGAAGGCGATACAAACGTTCATGCTTTGGCTTTATATGCTTGCATATATAAGTTTTAGCGTGGGGTGTCGTTTTATTTGTTCCAAGGTTTACCAGAGCCGCAGTTACGATAATTCAACAATCCTCACGCTTCTTTTATTTATAAATCTACCACTTGGGGATTGGGGTAAAATAAATAGTAATTTAAACATGAAAAAGATTTTTTTATTGTTAGCGTTGTTCTCAACGATGTTTATGGCTTGTTCTGATGATGATGATGAGAAAGATGGAGA
The window above is part of the Butyricimonas paravirosa genome. Proteins encoded here:
- a CDS encoding recombinase family protein, producing the protein MKEVVIFARVSSTGDRQDYQRQVNDLTDYATRNGMKVKRVFAEKVSGGKRNEEREELMNMIAYVKEHKVKKILASELSRVGRNTLQVLKTIEILNENGISLFIQNYGIETLTDEGKINPMSQLLVTILAEIARMERKTIQERMESGYRNYRENGGKVGRKVGYRKDERKLLQEYVDEVKLLRKGYSLRNVAKITGHSVSTIQKIKLVLAKQ